A genome region from Methanobacterium aggregans includes the following:
- the cobM gene encoding precorrin-4 C(11)-methyltransferase produces the protein MKGKVVFIGGGPGDPELLTVKAYKVLESADVIIYAGSLVNRAVLDCAREDALIYNSASMNLDEIVQVMKDETSKGKTVARVHTGDPSIYGAIGEQMEDLQELGIPFELIPGVSSLFATAAALETELTLPDVSQTVIITRPEGRTPKPSGESISSLAEHGATMCIFLGVHMIEEVVSDLRSHYPAETSAAVVQKASWPDERIVRGTLEDIAGKVKESGIEKTAMIVVGDVLGTPHVTPSKLYDRTFTHEYRKGSE, from the coding sequence ATGAAGGGAAAAGTAGTATTCATAGGAGGGGGTCCTGGAGACCCTGAACTTTTAACAGTTAAAGCTTACAAGGTACTGGAAAGTGCAGATGTTATTATCTACGCAGGTTCCCTTGTTAACAGGGCAGTTCTGGACTGTGCAAGGGAGGATGCCCTGATATACAACAGCGCATCCATGAACCTGGATGAGATCGTTCAGGTCATGAAGGATGAAACAAGCAAGGGAAAAACTGTTGCAAGGGTTCACACAGGAGACCCTTCAATCTACGGAGCCATAGGCGAGCAGATGGAAGACCTTCAGGAACTTGGAATACCCTTTGAATTAATTCCAGGTGTCAGCTCACTCTTTGCAACTGCAGCTGCCCTTGAAACCGAGTTAACACTTCCAGATGTTTCTCAGACAGTTATAATCACAAGGCCCGAGGGTCGTACACCTAAACCTTCAGGTGAATCCATTTCAAGTCTTGCAGAGCACGGTGCAACCATGTGCATATTCCTTGGTGTTCACATGATAGAGGAAGTTGTCTCGGATCTTCGAAGTCATTACCCTGCTGAAACTTCTGCTGCAGTTGTTCAGAAGGCATCCTGGCCTGATGAGAGGATAGTGAGGGGTACACTTGAGGATATTGCAGGCAAAGTAAAGGAGTCTGGAATAGAGAAAACTGCAATGATCGTTGTTGGTGATGTGCTTGGTACTCCCCATGTAACTCCTTCAAAGCTCTACGACAGAACCTTCACACATGAGTACAGAAAGGGTTCAGAATAA
- a CDS encoding zinc dependent phospholipase C family protein, whose protein sequence is MKKILMIPLIMVMVLQVAPVSAWSVTTHYEIADETYSSLSPAVQENLSEIAMRDGADDPDLKFRDFQNHHMPYSAIKAQYWLNKGKISYDSGNYHYASYCFGVASHYISDSFCAPHTVNGASKVDHALYEVQAMLLEPHVSYMNSDLNPLLDHGQAEGEVSWTEWNQNKGDAVVQNNLDNAASASYTLISEYAT, encoded by the coding sequence ATGAAGAAAATTTTAATGATACCCCTTATCATGGTCATGGTACTCCAGGTGGCACCTGTATCTGCATGGTCAGTTACAACCCACTACGAGATAGCTGATGAAACATACAGCTCCCTTTCCCCTGCAGTTCAGGAGAACCTGAGTGAGATAGCAATGAGGGACGGTGCAGACGACCCTGACCTGAAGTTCAGGGACTTCCAGAACCATCACATGCCATACAGTGCCATTAAAGCACAGTACTGGTTAAACAAGGGAAAAATCAGCTACGACAGCGGCAACTATCACTACGCAAGTTACTGTTTTGGTGTGGCATCCCACTACATATCAGACAGCTTCTGCGCACCCCACACAGTGAACGGAGCATCGAAGGTGGACCATGCACTCTATGAAGTACAGGCAATGCTCCTTGAACCCCATGTAAGTTACATGAATTCTGACCTTAACCCCCTATTAGATCATGGTCAGGCAGAGGGTGAAGTGAGCTGGACAGAATGGAACCAGAACAAGGGCGATGCTGTAGTTCAGAACAACCTTGATAACGCTGCAAGTGCTTCTTACACGCTCATAAGTGAATATGCAACGTGA